The Arthrobacter russicus genome has a segment encoding these proteins:
- a CDS encoding YcnI family copper-binding membrane protein, with product MTSKSSASAHQKTVRRTVLTAVATAALMSVGLASAAAHVTVDASSTAANSYTLLSFSIPHGCSGSATTKITISLPEGIDDATPTVNPNWTASKVTAKLAQPKTLANGSQVTERTSQVVYTAKTPLDPAQRDALVLSLKLPDAAGDQLDFPVLQSCETGEVDWAQKVQPGQDHDAVKDPAPAITLSAAAAGDHGGHAASSESGAQSQPSQAPGWIGLAAGLAGLVLGAFALFRTFGRGRSGSTD from the coding sequence ATGACTAGCAAATCCAGCGCTTCCGCGCACCAGAAAACCGTCCGCCGCACGGTACTGACTGCAGTTGCCACCGCCGCACTGATGAGTGTGGGGTTGGCTTCCGCGGCCGCCCACGTGACTGTCGACGCCTCGAGCACCGCGGCGAATTCCTACACCTTGCTCAGCTTCAGTATTCCGCATGGCTGCAGCGGCTCAGCCACCACCAAAATCACGATTTCGCTGCCGGAGGGCATCGATGATGCCACTCCGACCGTGAATCCCAACTGGACCGCCAGCAAAGTCACCGCGAAGCTGGCCCAGCCCAAGACCTTGGCGAACGGCAGCCAAGTCACCGAACGGACCAGCCAAGTGGTCTACACCGCGAAAACTCCGCTTGACCCGGCGCAACGAGACGCCCTGGTGCTTTCCCTAAAACTGCCCGACGCAGCAGGCGACCAGTTGGACTTCCCCGTGCTGCAGAGCTGCGAAACCGGCGAAGTGGACTGGGCGCAGAAGGTGCAGCCGGGCCAGGACCATGACGCGGTGAAAGATCCGGCTCCCGCGATCACGCTCAGTGCCGCGGCAGCCGGAGATCACGGCGGTCATGCGGCAAGCTCGGAATCGGGAGCACAAAGCCAACCGTCGCAGGCGCCGGGGTGGATCGGCTTGGCAGCAGGCCTGGCCGGGCTGGTCTTGGGGGCATTCGCCTTGTTCCGCACCTTCGGCCGCGGCCGAAGCGGTTCCACCGACTAG
- a CDS encoding cation:proton antiporter, with protein sequence MSFALLALIMVLGLLGPLLATPPRWRIPVVLGELLAGLLIGRTGFSLVDSADQTFSFMASIGFALIMFIAGTHVPVRDASIRAALGKGLLRVVVVAVLSAALGVGIAVLFGTMHAPLYAVLLASSSAALVLPIVDSLRLGGPKVLAMTAQVAIADTAAIVALPLAIDPPNAVRAVLGALAVAACAVLLFFLMRTTDRNGSRKRLRALSEHRKFALELRGQLAILFALAALASFSQVSIMLAGFAFGLAVSAVGQPRHVARQLFGITEGFFGPLFFVWLGASLNLRELAANPMMVLLGLALGLGAVLTHLAIRPLGMPLSLGALSAAQLGVPIAAATIGGQAGLLLPGEASALILGALLTVAVATIAGGRAAASFAVGTTAKAG encoded by the coding sequence ATGAGTTTCGCACTACTGGCCCTGATCATGGTTCTGGGCTTGCTCGGACCGCTCCTGGCAACGCCGCCGCGCTGGCGGATTCCGGTGGTCCTGGGCGAGCTGCTGGCCGGTCTGCTGATCGGCCGCACCGGATTCTCCCTGGTGGATTCAGCGGATCAGACCTTTAGCTTCATGGCCAGCATCGGCTTCGCCTTGATCATGTTCATCGCCGGAACCCATGTTCCGGTCCGGGATGCCAGCATCCGGGCGGCACTGGGCAAGGGCCTGCTCCGGGTCGTCGTGGTCGCCGTGCTTTCGGCCGCGCTTGGCGTCGGCATCGCGGTGCTTTTCGGCACCATGCATGCCCCGCTCTACGCGGTGCTTCTGGCGTCCTCTTCTGCCGCGCTGGTTTTGCCCATCGTCGATTCATTGCGGCTGGGCGGGCCCAAGGTCTTGGCCATGACCGCTCAGGTGGCGATTGCCGATACCGCCGCGATCGTCGCACTGCCCCTGGCCATCGACCCACCGAATGCCGTCCGGGCCGTGCTGGGCGCCCTTGCCGTGGCGGCCTGCGCGGTGCTGCTCTTCTTCCTGATGCGCACGACTGACCGGAACGGCAGCCGGAAACGCCTCCGCGCCTTGTCGGAACATCGGAAGTTCGCCCTCGAGCTGCGCGGACAGCTCGCGATCCTCTTCGCCCTGGCCGCGCTGGCCAGCTTCAGCCAGGTCTCGATCATGCTCGCCGGATTCGCCTTCGGACTCGCAGTCTCCGCGGTGGGCCAGCCGCGGCACGTCGCACGCCAGCTTTTCGGCATCACGGAAGGATTCTTCGGGCCGCTTTTCTTCGTCTGGTTGGGCGCCTCGTTGAACCTGCGGGAATTGGCGGCGAACCCGATGATGGTTCTGCTCGGACTTGCCCTCGGACTCGGTGCGGTGCTCACGCATCTCGCGATCCGTCCGCTGGGCATGCCCTTGAGCTTGGGCGCCTTGTCCGCCGCCCAACTCGGCGTCCCGATCGCGGCCGCGACCATTGGCGGCCAAGCCGGGCTGTTGCTGCCGGGTGAAGCCAGCGCCCTCATCCTCGGAGCCTTGCTCACGGTTGCCGTGGCGACCATCGCGGGAGGCCGGGCTGCCGCTTCCTTCGCCGTCGGTACGACCGCGAAAGCCGGCTGA
- a CDS encoding Ig-like domain-containing protein gives MSLALPARAAEIPGAVKTVTVTPDNPGRYDEITVDATWAVPDTAQPGDTFSLTLPAELDSLVSGFEIRNSAGELVANAVVQNGVVTFTLTDFVSTHKNVSGTAKLTTKLNRELEPGKPYALTFGNEAEVTITPGEGRPVDRTSSQKYGFWIDANGDPSSTPTDRIRWTVESPKGAFDRISFEDTVGTGMELECGSVGMNLSETFRANDEVQTWGPALARDVEFTASCAGQTLTASRPVESSADAPAVPEGQVLRLVYDTKVIDASASSYKNTALVTVDGTTKSVVTDFRRSTASGDGQGDEDSHTTPPVVPPTTEPPVTTAAPLTTSVPVEPSTSAATTQEELANTGANGLLVPAVAGGLAVLAGAGMLLMRRRSH, from the coding sequence GTGAGCCTGGCCTTGCCGGCGCGGGCCGCAGAGATTCCCGGCGCGGTGAAGACGGTGACGGTGACGCCGGACAATCCAGGGAGGTACGACGAAATCACCGTGGATGCGACCTGGGCGGTGCCCGACACGGCGCAACCGGGCGATACCTTCAGCCTGACGCTGCCGGCTGAGCTGGATTCATTGGTCAGCGGGTTCGAGATCCGGAACAGCGCGGGCGAGTTGGTCGCCAACGCCGTCGTGCAGAACGGTGTAGTGACGTTCACTTTGACGGATTTCGTCAGTACGCACAAAAACGTCTCCGGAACCGCGAAACTCACCACCAAGCTCAACCGCGAGCTGGAACCCGGCAAGCCCTATGCGTTGACCTTCGGGAACGAGGCCGAGGTGACGATCACACCGGGAGAAGGCAGGCCGGTCGACCGCACCTCCTCGCAGAAGTACGGGTTCTGGATCGATGCGAACGGCGATCCGTCGAGTACCCCGACGGATCGGATTCGCTGGACCGTCGAGTCGCCCAAGGGGGCCTTCGACCGGATCTCATTCGAGGACACTGTCGGGACCGGGATGGAGCTCGAGTGCGGCAGCGTGGGGATGAACCTTTCCGAAACCTTCCGGGCCAATGACGAAGTCCAGACCTGGGGCCCGGCGCTGGCCCGGGACGTCGAGTTCACCGCTTCCTGCGCCGGTCAGACCTTGACTGCGAGCCGGCCGGTCGAATCTTCGGCCGACGCTCCGGCGGTGCCGGAGGGCCAAGTGCTGCGGTTGGTTTACGACACCAAGGTCATCGATGCCTCGGCGTCGAGCTACAAGAACACCGCATTGGTCACGGTTGACGGGACCACGAAGAGCGTGGTGACCGATTTCCGGCGCAGTACTGCCAGCGGAGACGGGCAGGGCGACGAAGACAGCCACACCACGCCGCCCGTGGTCCCGCCGACCACTGAGCCGCCGGTGACCACCGCGGCACCACTGACCACGAGTGTCCCGGTGGAGCCGAGCACGTCGGCTGCTACGACCCAGGAGGAACTGGCGAATACCGGGGCCAATGGCTTGCTGGTCCCGGCAGTGGCGGGCGGCTTGGCCGTGCTGGCCGGTGCCGGGATGCTGCTCATGCGGCGCCGTTCGCACTGA
- a CDS encoding transporter substrate-binding domain-containing protein: protein MGTANKDTMTSDGAAVEVSRDLAPTGRLRASINLGNPVLAQGTAGSPGGVTVDIARELARRLGLELDLLCFDAARKSVDALASGQADIGFVAIEPARAAQLAFSAPYLLIEGVFVVPQDSPLQSVADVDQPGVRIGVKQGSAYDLFLGRTLQHAEVVPGAEGVDVLRELGLAAGAGIRQPAGAFVRDNPGFRLIDERFMEIRQAVATTRDRHPDSVHFLDQAVHELTATGFIAESLRRSGAGS, encoded by the coding sequence ATGGGCACTGCGAACAAGGACACCATGACAAGCGACGGCGCAGCGGTCGAGGTCAGCAGGGACTTGGCTCCGACCGGCCGATTGCGCGCTTCGATCAACCTGGGCAATCCGGTCTTGGCGCAAGGCACTGCCGGTTCGCCCGGCGGCGTCACAGTGGATATCGCCCGCGAACTCGCCCGCCGCTTGGGCCTCGAACTGGATCTGCTCTGTTTCGACGCAGCCCGCAAATCGGTCGATGCCTTGGCTTCCGGCCAGGCCGACATCGGCTTTGTGGCGATCGAACCGGCGCGTGCGGCACAACTGGCATTCAGCGCACCGTACCTGCTGATTGAAGGCGTGTTCGTGGTGCCACAGGACTCGCCGCTGCAGTCCGTGGCCGACGTCGATCAGCCCGGAGTGCGCATCGGCGTGAAGCAGGGTTCGGCCTACGACCTCTTCCTGGGCCGCACACTGCAGCACGCCGAAGTGGTCCCCGGGGCCGAAGGGGTTGACGTCTTGCGCGAGCTGGGCTTGGCAGCCGGTGCCGGAATTCGGCAACCGGCCGGCGCCTTCGTCCGCGACAACCCCGGGTTCCGGCTGATCGACGAACGGTTCATGGAAATCCGGCAAGCCGTGGCCACCACCAGGGACCGGCACCCGGACTCCGTGCACTTCCTCGACCAAGCGGTCCACGAACTGACGGCGACTGGTTTCATTGCCGAGTCGTTGCGCCGATCGGGAGCAGGATCGTGA
- a CDS encoding pentapeptide repeat-containing protein translates to MAGQRSAEQKTKAPRIDEVELPELETATELEPQAHGFLEAKLLDRLDLTDRDLTGIQFLESKLDGVTLHEAKLKSATFKESVLSRINAPVFSAPRGRWSNVLLADSRLGSVELYETGFSSVRFANCKLGYINLRGANLLDVVFDNCSIDELDLGNAKATRVAFPDTRIGKLDITHAVFQDFDLRAAEIAELISVEALAGSTLSEQQVLFLATSLARNLGIRVEN, encoded by the coding sequence GTGGCTGGACAACGGAGCGCTGAACAGAAAACCAAAGCCCCCAGAATCGACGAGGTCGAGCTGCCCGAGCTCGAAACCGCCACGGAGCTGGAACCCCAGGCGCACGGCTTTCTGGAAGCGAAGCTGCTGGACCGGCTGGATCTGACCGACCGGGATTTGACCGGCATTCAGTTCCTCGAATCGAAGTTGGACGGAGTCACCCTGCACGAGGCGAAGCTGAAATCCGCCACCTTCAAGGAGAGCGTGCTTTCCCGGATCAACGCTCCAGTATTCAGCGCACCCCGGGGACGCTGGAGCAACGTGCTGTTGGCGGATTCCCGGCTGGGCTCGGTGGAACTGTACGAGACCGGCTTCAGCTCGGTGCGTTTCGCGAACTGCAAACTCGGCTACATCAATTTGCGCGGCGCCAACCTCTTGGACGTGGTGTTCGACAACTGCAGCATCGACGAACTCGACTTGGGCAACGCGAAAGCCACCCGGGTCGCCTTTCCGGACACCCGGATCGGGAAACTGGACATCACCCACGCGGTGTTCCAGGATTTCGATTTGCGCGCGGCGGAGATCGCGGAACTGATCAGCGTGGAAGCCTTGGCCGGCAGCACCCTCTCCGAGCAGCAGGTGCTGTTCCTCGCCACCTCGCTCGCCAGGAACTTGGGCATCCGGGTCGAAAACTGA
- a CDS encoding patatin-like phospholipase family protein, with product MNPTSSSPLHTPLPATPKSATGRALVLGGGGSGGNAWLIGVLAGLFDAGLDVTGADLTIGTSAGSTAAIQIAGTPLDELLAATLATPTPDQGPARNPSAPNRSASGHLARIGKIIAVAQDAADMRRRIGAAALELATASDGSWQAQWRNTVASRLPNQNWPERRILITAINAGNGEPAVFDRHSGVELADAVAASCSSALPYRIGSEQYLDGGYRRNENADLATGFARVLVLAPFGGRTLHPLDRGLQLEAQVAELRAGGSEVATVFPDGSSEHLFGANAMDLSLRPAAARAGHHQGSLLAEQLSEFWR from the coding sequence ATGAATCCAACATCCTCTTCACCTCTGCATACTCCCCTGCCCGCCACACCGAAATCCGCGACCGGGCGGGCACTGGTCCTCGGCGGTGGCGGGTCCGGCGGCAATGCCTGGCTGATCGGCGTCCTCGCCGGACTCTTCGACGCCGGGCTGGACGTCACCGGTGCCGATCTGACCATCGGCACCTCAGCCGGTTCGACGGCGGCAATCCAGATCGCCGGTACCCCGCTGGACGAACTGCTCGCTGCCACCCTGGCAACGCCCACGCCGGACCAGGGACCCGCGCGGAACCCATCGGCGCCGAACCGATCCGCCTCCGGGCACTTGGCACGGATCGGCAAGATCATCGCCGTCGCCCAGGACGCCGCAGACATGCGCCGCAGGATCGGTGCCGCAGCACTGGAACTGGCCACGGCCTCGGATGGTTCTTGGCAAGCCCAGTGGCGCAACACGGTGGCTTCGCGGCTGCCCAACCAGAACTGGCCGGAACGCCGGATATTGATTACCGCGATCAACGCCGGGAACGGCGAGCCGGCGGTCTTCGACAGGCATAGCGGGGTCGAGCTGGCAGACGCCGTCGCGGCCAGCTGCTCCAGCGCGCTGCCCTACCGGATCGGCAGCGAGCAGTATCTGGACGGCGGCTACCGGCGCAATGAAAATGCCGATTTGGCTACCGGGTTCGCCCGGGTGCTGGTGCTCGCGCCTTTCGGCGGCAGAACCCTGCATCCTCTGGACCGGGGCCTACAGCTCGAGGCCCAAGTGGCCGAGTTGCGGGCGGGCGGCAGCGAGGTGGCGACGGTCTTCCCGGACGGCAGCTCCGAGCATCTGTTCGGAGCCAATGCGATGGATCTGTCCCTGCGCCCCGCCGCGGCCCGAGCCGGCCACCACCAAGGCAGCCTCCTCGCCGAGCAGCTCAGCGAGTTCTGGCGTTAA
- a CDS encoding enoyl-CoA hydratase/isomerase family protein, translating into MNLDQYSTFGVTVADRVAEVVFDNPPVNVISAVMMRELADLMKILDDDSRVRVVVFSSENPEFFLAHVDMHILDEADVLRELTDKAAPKGLNAFQALGELLRTHRLVSIVKLAGKARGGGAEFVAAADMAFAARETAGIGQIESLMGIVPSGGGMQYLLERVGRNRALEVILTGDLFDADTAAAYGWINRSVPAAELDGFVDRVASVIAQLPDGVAEAAKSVLSPKDLSTGYAREETEWSALIAGPCALPLMNAALARGAQTLEGERNLETLLRSLNV; encoded by the coding sequence GTGAACTTGGATCAGTACTCGACGTTCGGGGTGACGGTGGCGGATCGAGTCGCCGAAGTCGTCTTCGACAATCCCCCGGTGAACGTCATCAGCGCCGTAATGATGCGCGAACTCGCCGATCTCATGAAAATCCTGGACGACGACAGCCGGGTGCGGGTCGTCGTCTTCTCCTCGGAGAACCCGGAGTTCTTCCTCGCCCACGTGGACATGCACATCCTCGACGAAGCGGACGTGTTGCGCGAGCTGACGGACAAGGCGGCACCCAAAGGGCTCAATGCCTTCCAAGCTCTCGGCGAGCTGCTCCGGACCCATCGCCTCGTCTCGATCGTCAAGCTTGCCGGGAAGGCCCGCGGCGGCGGAGCGGAGTTCGTGGCCGCGGCGGATATGGCCTTTGCTGCCCGGGAGACTGCGGGCATCGGCCAGATTGAGTCGCTCATGGGCATCGTCCCCAGTGGCGGCGGGATGCAGTATCTATTGGAGCGCGTTGGGCGCAATCGGGCACTCGAGGTGATCCTGACCGGAGATCTTTTCGACGCCGACACCGCAGCCGCCTACGGCTGGATCAACCGCTCCGTACCGGCCGCGGAGCTTGATGGGTTTGTCGACCGGGTCGCAAGCGTGATTGCCCAGCTGCCCGACGGCGTGGCCGAAGCCGCGAAGTCGGTGCTCTCGCCTAAGGATCTGAGCACCGGCTACGCACGTGAAGAGACTGAATGGTCGGCGCTGATAGCTGGACCGTGTGCGCTTCCATTGATGAACGCAGCGCTCGCCCGTGGCGCCCAAACCCTCGAGGGCGAGCGGAATCTCGAAACGCTGCTGCGCTCGTTGAACGTCTGA
- a CDS encoding winged helix-turn-helix transcriptional regulator yields the protein MSETGSYEAHARSPIVFAANCPSRPILDQIADKWSMMVMAVLEKPTRFNEIKRRLDGVTQRVLTQTLRRLERNGMIERRVLPTSPVGVEYSLTSLGKSLQAPFGQLYDWTVDHSAEIRAAQANYDDGANAASLEGGSGKAKTPTAHTRNRGFAV from the coding sequence ATGAGTGAAACCGGCTCGTACGAGGCGCACGCACGATCTCCGATCGTCTTCGCGGCCAACTGCCCAAGTCGGCCCATCCTCGACCAGATCGCGGACAAGTGGTCCATGATGGTCATGGCGGTTCTGGAGAAGCCGACCCGCTTCAATGAGATCAAGCGGCGCCTCGACGGGGTCACCCAGCGCGTCCTCACGCAGACCCTGCGTCGCCTGGAGCGAAACGGCATGATCGAGCGCCGGGTCCTGCCTACTTCGCCAGTCGGCGTCGAGTACTCACTGACTTCGTTGGGAAAGTCCCTGCAGGCCCCCTTCGGTCAGCTCTATGACTGGACGGTAGATCATTCAGCCGAGATTCGCGCCGCCCAGGCCAACTATGACGACGGCGCGAATGCGGCCAGTCTCGAAGGCGGAAGCGGCAAAGCAAAAACCCCCACCGCGCATACACGCAACAGGGGTTTCGCCGTCTAA
- a CDS encoding DNA glycosylase AlkZ-like family protein translates to MEQYRHEHPKLRAWSWAKQGLDGSLAGALAAEVLGKTGWARSIGGANPYLGLFARAGLRREQVDADLKELRIHELPVVRGCTYVLGAEDFAWGLQLGRPAAEATVKILDKLGVERSELDALIAATLQVLQAQSALDPRQLKEQLGDAVRNLGEAGKRKGASTTLPTALGLLQSDGRIRRVPPSGRLDEQRYAYTAWGLDFSGLSDEQARRNMLGKFLAWTGGATLKQSQWFTSFTVAQTKAALLELGAVEQDGFWQLPQDRDAFEDFRAPDDEQIQLLAGTDGLTLLKRNAPELLADEDSDRSVLGEKPLGLSADLSDHPIFDRGQIIGMWQFDPGREELVAWTFRKPTAAVKKGIAEVEAYIREDLGDFRSFSLDSPKSRQKRIDALRAASSR, encoded by the coding sequence GTGGAACAATACCGCCATGAGCACCCTAAACTCCGCGCTTGGTCCTGGGCCAAACAAGGCCTCGACGGTTCGCTGGCCGGTGCTCTGGCTGCCGAGGTCTTGGGCAAAACCGGCTGGGCCCGGTCGATCGGCGGGGCCAACCCGTATCTTGGCCTGTTTGCCCGGGCCGGACTCCGGCGGGAACAGGTCGACGCGGACCTCAAGGAACTCCGGATCCACGAACTGCCGGTAGTGCGCGGCTGTACCTATGTTCTCGGCGCCGAAGACTTCGCCTGGGGCCTCCAGCTCGGCCGGCCCGCCGCCGAGGCGACGGTCAAGATCCTGGACAAGCTCGGCGTCGAACGTTCCGAACTGGACGCGCTCATCGCGGCCACGCTGCAGGTCTTGCAGGCGCAAAGTGCGCTCGACCCGAGGCAGCTCAAGGAACAGCTGGGCGACGCCGTCCGGAACCTCGGCGAAGCGGGCAAGCGCAAAGGCGCCTCGACCACGCTGCCGACCGCCCTGGGCCTGTTGCAATCCGATGGCCGCATCCGCCGGGTGCCGCCCAGCGGCCGGCTGGACGAGCAACGTTACGCCTACACGGCCTGGGGTTTGGACTTCAGCGGGCTCAGCGACGAGCAGGCACGCCGCAATATGCTGGGCAAATTCCTCGCCTGGACCGGTGGTGCCACGCTGAAGCAGAGCCAGTGGTTCACCTCGTTCACGGTGGCACAGACCAAGGCCGCGCTCCTGGAGCTGGGCGCCGTCGAGCAGGACGGCTTCTGGCAGCTGCCCCAAGACCGCGATGCCTTCGAAGACTTCCGCGCGCCCGACGACGAACAAATCCAATTGCTGGCCGGCACCGACGGCCTGACCTTGCTCAAGCGGAACGCCCCCGAGTTGTTGGCGGACGAGGATTCCGACCGCTCAGTGCTCGGCGAAAAGCCGCTGGGGCTCTCTGCGGACCTGTCGGACCACCCGATCTTCGACCGCGGGCAGATTATCGGGATGTGGCAATTCGATCCGGGCAGGGAAGAGTTGGTGGCCTGGACGTTCCGCAAGCCCACCGCCGCGGTCAAAAAGGGGATCGCCGAGGTTGAAGCCTATATTCGCGAGGATCTGGGCGACTTCCGCTCCTTCAGCCTGGATTCGCCAAAGTCCCGGCAGAAGCGCATCGATGCCCTGCGCGCGGCAAGTTCACGCTAG
- a CDS encoding GtrA family protein: MSTPGGPAVRQLFRSSWRFAVVGLSSNLLGYLLFVGLSLLGASAFAALTASFLLSMVISYFGNRGFTFAHRGSWRKSGLKFLAVAAFAYCFNFGILWLFVQLWGMPQIVVQFFAVGAVALCTFTLMRLWVFPARADA, encoded by the coding sequence TTGAGCACGCCGGGCGGCCCCGCAGTGCGGCAGCTCTTCCGCTCATCCTGGCGGTTCGCCGTCGTCGGGCTTTCCAGCAATCTGCTCGGCTACCTGCTGTTCGTGGGCCTGTCGCTGCTCGGAGCCTCGGCATTCGCCGCACTCACCGCGAGCTTCCTGCTGAGCATGGTGATCAGCTACTTCGGCAATCGCGGATTCACCTTCGCACACCGCGGCAGCTGGCGGAAGTCCGGGCTGAAATTCCTTGCGGTCGCCGCTTTCGCCTATTGCTTCAACTTCGGCATCCTCTGGCTGTTCGTCCAGCTCTGGGGCATGCCGCAGATCGTGGTGCAGTTCTTCGCGGTCGGCGCAGTGGCGTTATGCACTTTTACCCTGATGCGGTTGTGGGTGTTCCCGGCGCGTGCTGACGCTTAG
- a CDS encoding nucleoside deaminase, with product MGLALAEASAALSTADVPIGAVVLDPSGAVIGRGRNRREADGDPTAHAELLAIREAAATLGSWRLTGCTLVVTLEPCAMCAGATVLARLPRVVFGAWDEKAGASGSVFDVLREPRLNHWVEVLPGVREAECAQLLRDFFAGQRAD from the coding sequence ATGGGCCTTGCCTTGGCGGAGGCCAGCGCTGCCTTGAGCACCGCAGACGTGCCGATCGGTGCCGTCGTGCTGGATCCCTCGGGTGCGGTGATCGGCCGCGGACGGAACCGGCGCGAAGCCGACGGCGACCCCACCGCGCATGCCGAGCTGCTGGCAATCCGGGAGGCTGCAGCTACGTTGGGTTCTTGGCGGCTGACCGGCTGCACCCTGGTGGTCACTCTGGAGCCTTGTGCCATGTGTGCCGGCGCCACGGTGCTCGCCCGGCTGCCCCGGGTGGTCTTCGGCGCCTGGGATGAGAAGGCCGGGGCTTCGGGTTCGGTTTTCGATGTTCTCCGCGAGCCGCGGCTCAACCACTGGGTCGAGGTTCTTCCCGGCGTCCGCGAGGCCGAGTGCGCGCAATTGCTGCGCGACTTCTTCGCCGGTCAGCGTGCCGATTGA
- the upp gene encoding uracil phosphoribosyltransferase: MRVLVVDHPLVAHKLTVLREKDTPSPVFRLLTEELVTLLAYEATREVRVEPVQIETPVTSTVGTGLVKPTPLVVPILRAGLGMLEGMTRLLPTAEVGFLGMARNEETLEAITYAERLPDDLTGRQVYVLDPMLATGATLREAIKFLFDRGAMDITCICLLAAPEGIEALREQHEDSNVTVVLASIDEGLNDKAYIVPGLGDAGDRLYGVVG, encoded by the coding sequence ATGCGCGTTCTGGTAGTAGACCACCCCCTTGTTGCCCACAAACTCACCGTCCTGAGGGAAAAAGATACCCCTTCGCCGGTCTTCCGGCTGTTGACCGAAGAGCTCGTGACACTGCTCGCTTATGAGGCAACCCGGGAGGTGCGCGTCGAGCCGGTGCAGATCGAAACCCCGGTCACCAGTACCGTAGGCACCGGCTTGGTCAAGCCCACGCCACTCGTGGTGCCGATTCTGCGCGCCGGCTTGGGCATGCTCGAGGGCATGACTCGATTGCTGCCGACGGCGGAAGTCGGCTTCCTGGGCATGGCGCGGAACGAAGAAACTCTGGAAGCGATCACCTACGCCGAGCGGCTGCCGGACGACCTGACTGGACGCCAGGTGTACGTATTGGATCCGATGTTGGCCACCGGGGCGACGTTGCGCGAAGCGATCAAGTTCCTCTTCGACCGCGGTGCGATGGACATCACCTGCATTTGCCTGCTTGCCGCACCGGAAGGCATCGAGGCACTCCGCGAGCAGCACGAAGATTCGAACGTGACCGTGGTGCTGGCTTCGATCGACGAAGGGCTCAACGACAAGGCTTATATCGTCCCGGGCCTGGGTGACGCCGGCGACCGGCTTTACGGCGTCGTCGGCTGA
- a CDS encoding transglycosylase: MTTSSRRTLARHAALPGESNSGPAPRNSSGSSRGRRRATPQKGTLGQLWDATPKAPAQRVAAVAVAGVMVAGIATTGQANTPEPQVVSENAAATAITANAAANLDFARVASKSIPAEKKAGSTTDAASSEIQAVNDPKAAQAFAASQLGSFGWDQSQMSCLVSLWTRESGWRTTAENPSSLAYGIAQSLPAEKMATTGADYRTNYKTQITWGLGYIKQRYGSPCGAWGKSQAVGWY, encoded by the coding sequence GTGACCACTTCGTCACGCCGCACGCTCGCGCGGCACGCCGCTTTGCCCGGTGAAAGCAACTCCGGACCGGCGCCGCGGAATTCTTCCGGTTCCAGCAGGGGACGCCGTCGTGCCACGCCGCAAAAAGGCACCTTGGGCCAGCTCTGGGACGCCACGCCGAAAGCTCCCGCCCAGCGCGTCGCCGCGGTAGCCGTGGCCGGCGTCATGGTCGCCGGCATCGCGACCACCGGCCAAGCCAACACCCCCGAACCGCAAGTGGTTTCAGAGAACGCCGCTGCCACCGCGATCACCGCGAACGCCGCAGCAAACCTCGACTTCGCCCGAGTGGCCTCCAAGTCGATCCCGGCGGAAAAGAAGGCGGGCAGCACCACCGATGCCGCGTCCTCGGAAATCCAGGCGGTCAACGACCCCAAAGCGGCCCAGGCTTTCGCCGCCTCGCAGCTGGGCAGCTTCGGCTGGGATCAAAGCCAGATGTCCTGCTTGGTGTCACTGTGGACCCGCGAATCGGGTTGGCGGACCACTGCGGAGAACCCGTCGTCCTTGGCTTATGGCATCGCCCAGTCGCTGCCGGCCGAAAAGATGGCAACTACTGGCGCCGATTACCGGACCAATTACAAAACCCAGATCACCTGGGGCCTGGGCTACATCAAGCAGCGTTACGGCAGCCCCTGCGGAGCCTGGGGCAAATCGCAGGCGGTCGGCTGGTACTGA
- a CDS encoding MarR family winged helix-turn-helix transcriptional regulator translates to MEARKKSASLAVELRMAIMRTSRRLRVEATTESITAGQFTVLALLGHGPLTLRELADAEHVQAPSMTRTVNGLEAAGLVNRLPHPSDGRQVLAELTAAGREVLTDTRQRRNEWLEKRLAKLSNEERKTLREAAEILQKMAAK, encoded by the coding sequence ATGGAAGCCAGGAAGAAAAGCGCCTCGCTCGCGGTGGAACTGCGGATGGCGATCATGCGCACGTCACGCAGGCTCCGGGTGGAAGCCACGACGGAATCGATCACCGCGGGCCAGTTCACCGTGCTCGCCCTGCTGGGCCACGGTCCGTTGACTTTGCGCGAACTGGCGGATGCCGAACACGTCCAGGCGCCGTCGATGACCCGCACGGTCAACGGACTCGAAGCGGCCGGGCTGGTCAACCGTTTGCCGCACCCCAGCGACGGACGGCAAGTGCTCGCGGAGCTGACCGCGGCCGGCCGCGAAGTGCTGACCGACACCCGGCAACGCCGGAACGAGTGGCTGGAAAAGCGGTTGGCCAAACTGAGCAATGAGGAGCGCAAGACGTTACGGGAAGCAGCGGAGATATTGCAGAAAATGGCCGCCAAATGA